Part of the Rhizobiales bacterium NRL2 genome is shown below.
GTCATGTAGGCCTGGATCTCGGCGCGCAGCGGCCCGATGCCGGCATTGGGGGCGTAGAAGGTCTCCCCCGCGTCCAGCGCGGCCTTGGCGGCGTCGCGGATGAAGTCCGGCGTCTCCTCGTCCGACTCGCCGAACCAGAGCGCGATCAGGCCGGGCTTGCCGATATAATCCAGCGCCACCTCGCGGATCTGCGAATCGGGCAGGTCGCGGATCAGGTCGCGGACTTCGGGGGGCGTGCGGCTCATCGGTCGTCCTTCATGGCCAGTCGCAGGAGGTCGAGGGCCGCCTTTTCCACTGTCGCGTCCCCGGTCGTCAATGCCCTTGCCAGCCGCTCCACTTCGGCGCTGTCGACCGCCGAGAGACGCCGCGACGCCAGATCAAGCGCCGCACGCCGGAGCAGACGCCGGGCACGGGCCATGGGCGCGGCGTGGCGGCGCTCCCGCCCCAGCGCGTCCACCGCGGCAGCGAGTTCCGCCACCCCTTCCCCGTTCAGCGCCGTGGTCTTCAGCACTGCCGGCCGCGTCCCCTCGGGCCGCATGCTGGCCATCGTCTTCAGATGGCGGAGCGTCTGGGCCGCCAGCGGGTGGTCGCCCTTGTTGACCACAAGGATGTCGGCGATCTCGAGTATGCCGGCCTTGATCGCCTGCACGTCGTCGCCCAGGCCGGGCGCGGCGACCACCACCTTGACGTCCGCCACATCGGCGATCTCCACCTCCGACTGGCCGGCGCCGACCGTCTCGATGACGATGACGTCGCGGCCGCCGGCGTCCATGCAGTCCATCACGCGGACGGCGCTGCGCGACAGCCCGCCGAGGTGACCGCGGCTGGCCAGCGACCGCACGAACACCCCGTCATCGCCGGCATGGCCGGTCATGCGGATGCGGTCGCCCAGGATCGCGCCGCCGGAAATCGGACTGGAGGGGTCGACCGCGATGACGCCGACCGTGCGGCCGCGCTCGCGCTGTTCCCGGACGAAGGCGTTGACCAGGGTCGACTTGCCCGCGCCGGGCGGCCCGGTGAAGCCGACCGAAATGGCGCGGCCCAGGCGGCCCTGCATCGCCCGAAGCACCGCGGTCGCCTCGCGGTTCTCGTTCTCGACCGCCGTGATCGCGCGGCTCAGCGCGCGGCGCTCGCCAGCCAGCCAGTCGTCCAGCCAGTCGGGTGGCGCGTCGTCCGCGCCCGGCCTGTCAGCGGGGTTCTTCAAAACGGTCGGCGACCAGCCGGCCCAGCGCCGCCACCGCCTCCTCGGCGTCCTCGCCCTCGGCCGTGACCTGGATCGCGGTGCCCTTGGCCGCGGCCAGCAGCATCAGGCCCATGATGGAGTCGGCCTCGACGGCGACGCCGTCCTTTTCCACCGTGATACGGGCCCCCCACTGCTTGGCGCAGTGCACGAACTTGACCGCGGCGCGGGCGTGCAGGCCCTTTTCGTTGCAGATGGTGAGCGATTCCCGAATCACCGGCGGGGAGGACGCGCTCACTGGCTCCCGCTCGCCAGCACGGCGGACGCGATGTTGATGTATTTGCGCCCGTATTCCTGCGCCGTCTCGGCGGCCTCCTTCAGCGAACTGTGTTCGCGCACCGTCGCGAGCTTGATCAGCATGGGCAGGTTCATGCCGGCAATCACTTCCAGCCGCCCCTGGTCCATGATCGAAATCGCCAGGTTGGACGGCGTGCCGCCGAACATGTCCGTCAGAACGATCACGCCCTCGCCCTCGTCGACGTCGCCGACCGCATCCATGATGTCGGTCCGCCGCTGGTCCATGTCGTCATCGGGGCCGATGGAAATGGCGCGGACGTTCTGCTGGGCGCCGACGACGTGTTCGGTGGCGGCGATGAATTCCTCCGCCAGCCGGCCGTGGGTGACCAACACCATGCCGATCATTGTCGCGATGTCTCCGATTCCGTTTTCGTCAGGCCGGGGAGGGAATCACGCCCGGCCGGTCAAGGTCCCGGTGACGAACGGTCACATGATCGGCCAGTCCGCGCAAGCGTTGGCCGAACAGGCTCGCCGCATAGACGGAACGGTGCCGCCCGCCGGTGCAGCCGAAGGCGATCGTCAGGTAGGACTTCCCCTCCGAGCCGTATCGCGGCAACAGCAGCGCCAGCAGATCGGTGGTCTGTTGCAGAAAGGGCTCCCAGGCTTCGTCGGCGCGGATGTGGGCGCGGACGTCCTCGTCGAGGCCGGTTCCGGGCTTCAGCGCCGGCACATAGTGCGGGTTGCGCAGAAAGCGGACGTCGAACACCAGATCGGCGTCCCGCGGCAGGCCGTGGCGGTAGGAGAAGGACGTGACGAAGACCTGCAGCCCGGCCGGCCGTTCCGGGCTGTAGCGCGCGCCCAGCACCCGGCGCAGGTCAGGCAGGGCGAACTCCGAGGTGTCGATCATCTCGTCGGTCCGTTCCCGCAGCACCTCCAGCATGCGCCGCTCCATGCGGATGCCGTCCATCACGGCGCGGTCGGCGGCCAGCGGGTGGCGGCGGCGGGTCTCGGTGAAGCGCCGCTGCAGGACGTCCGGATCGGCATCCAGAAAGCAGAGTTCCACCGACCGGCGGGAACCGGTCCGCAGCGTCTTCAGCATGTCGACCAGATGGTCGGCGTCGAAGCCGCGGGTGCGGGTGTCAATCCCGACGGCGAGCGGCGGCGTCTCGTCTGCGGGAACATTCTCGGCCTCAAGCAGCCGCTCCAGCAGGTTGAGCGGCAGGTTGTCGACGACCTCCCAGCCCATGTCCTCGAGGATCTTCAGGGCCGAGCTCTTGCCCGCGCCGGACATGCCGCTCACCAGCAGCACCCGGCCGCTGTCGGCAATACGTTCTTCGTTCCCGTCGCTCATTCGATCAGCTTCTCCGGATCCGCGAGCGTGCGCAGGAACATGCGCAGCTTAGCGGTCGCCGATTCCTCGAATGGATATAGCTCCAGGAATGGCAGGTTGAAGCCGAGAACAGGCCTTTCGGCCGGATCGGGCATCCGTTTCACGAGAATGCGATTGGCGGTGAGTTCGACCAGCGCCCCCACAGGTGCTTCGGCGGCGCATTCGGATGGCTCCAGCCGCACTATTCCCAGGCCGCGCACCTCGAGAAATCCCCTGATAGGCTCCGGCGCACGCGCCGTCAGCCGTCCCCCGGCGGTCGACAGCGCCGTGCGGTCGTCCGCAACCAGCCGCGCCCCTTCCGCAACCAACCGCAGGGCGAGGTCGGACTTGCCACTGCCGGACGGCCCCTCGAACAGCACCCCGACACCATCCACCTCGACGCAGGTGGCGTGAAGGATCGAGACGCCGCTATCTTTTCGGGATGACGGCATAGACCACCGTGGCCTGGGCGGCGGGCTTCTCCGCTTGTCCGTCGGCGTGGAGCAGGCAGTCGCCGAACATGGTCGTCCGACCTTCCTTGACCACGCGCGCCTCGCAGATCAGGTCGGCGTCGGCCACCGCGCGGAAGAAACTGGTCGACTGCTGCACCGTGGCGATGTTCTCGCCGCCCGACAGGCAGGACCGAATGGCGAAGACCATGGCCGTGTCGGCG
Proteins encoded:
- a CDS encoding PTS fructose transporter subunit IIA, which encodes MIGMVLVTHGRLAEEFIAATEHVVGAQQNVRAISIGPDDDMDQRRTDIMDAVGDVDEGEGVIVLTDMFGGTPSNLAISIMDQGRLEVIAGMNLPMLIKLATVREHSSLKEAAETAQEYGRKYINIASAVLASGSQ
- a CDS encoding RNase adaptor protein RapZ translates to MSDGNEERIADSGRVLLVSGMSGAGKSSALKILEDMGWEVVDNLPLNLLERLLEAENVPADETPPLAVGIDTRTRGFDADHLVDMLKTLRTGSRRSVELCFLDADPDVLQRRFTETRRRHPLAADRAVMDGIRMERRMLEVLRERTDEMIDTSEFALPDLRRVLGARYSPERPAGLQVFVTSFSYRHGLPRDADLVFDVRFLRNPHYVPALKPGTGLDEDVRAHIRADEAWEPFLQQTTDLLALLLPRYGSEGKSYLTIAFGCTGGRHRSVYAASLFGQRLRGLADHVTVRHRDLDRPGVIPSPA